From one Trueperella pyogenes genomic stretch:
- a CDS encoding DUF4825 domain-containing protein — protein sequence MTTLTPRQNLFVQVLISISLALIVIVGFTWIRFYGVEDVADEEDQASYHTHDINVIKEHRKPYVGDNSNTVQTLYALPLASRINRIEIHDTSVVVNLNDGDTADERENVLYSSLAFMAAIDNASLLTYLTPNGSYIVERTALEERFGTPLSAMLDSPDSWQGARALIPVEASSLVIGD from the coding sequence ATGACCACCTTAACGCCACGGCAGAATCTATTTGTGCAAGTTTTGATATCCATATCGCTTGCACTCATTGTGATCGTTGGCTTCACGTGGATTCGCTTCTACGGCGTGGAAGATGTGGCGGACGAGGAAGATCAGGCCTCGTACCACACGCATGACATCAACGTGATCAAAGAACACCGCAAGCCCTATGTGGGGGATAATTCGAACACCGTCCAAACCCTGTACGCGTTACCTTTGGCGAGCCGGATCAATCGGATAGAGATTCACGACACGAGCGTGGTGGTCAATCTCAACGACGGCGACACCGCCGACGAGCGGGAAAACGTCCTGTATTCTTCGCTGGCTTTCATGGCGGCGATAGACAACGCCAGCTTGCTGACCTACCTAACCCCGAACGGCAGCTATATCGTGGAGCGGACCGCGCTCGAAGAGCGGTTTGGCACCCCGCTCAGCGCGATGCTCGACTCTCCAGACAGCTGGCAGGGTGCACGGGCGCTGATCCCGGTGGAGGCGAGCTCGCTGGTCATCGGCGACTAG
- a CDS encoding DUF4261 domain-containing protein produces the protein MHELGISSIHPDAPAMFSAAAIMRAPIDLDAAVSRFASLWGESVEPNWEVVDERAGDAGRVLHVKVDGVHVLLTPVPHGLVLKKGQLPLHNFHVAASFYAPDDPAPADIPLGRELRRRHLMVKAHTVFTQVMDAVMRETAAIGVYRDELGVLMPPAMVIGLAELLTKGQAPLPLWINVRVHRHDLTFGRTLGLTNFGHLDVQVRESTRSEEEVYNLLMNVANYVVTGETYLLPSQTLGYAEGQEIAISQEVSEADGATVIRLDF, from the coding sequence ATGCACGAGCTTGGAATCTCCTCTATTCATCCCGATGCCCCGGCGATGTTCTCGGCGGCCGCGATTATGCGCGCACCCATAGACCTCGACGCCGCCGTCTCCCGCTTCGCCTCTCTCTGGGGAGAAAGCGTGGAGCCGAACTGGGAAGTAGTCGATGAGCGCGCCGGCGACGCCGGTCGGGTGCTTCACGTGAAGGTGGACGGCGTCCATGTGCTCCTCACCCCCGTGCCGCACGGCCTGGTGTTGAAAAAGGGTCAGCTGCCGTTGCACAACTTCCACGTGGCGGCCTCCTTCTACGCTCCCGATGATCCGGCGCCAGCCGACATCCCCTTGGGGCGTGAACTGCGGCGTCGTCACCTGATGGTGAAGGCTCACACGGTGTTTACGCAGGTCATGGACGCTGTGATGCGCGAGACGGCGGCGATCGGGGTATATCGGGACGAGTTGGGCGTACTGATGCCTCCTGCGATGGTGATCGGCCTGGCGGAACTCTTGACGAAAGGGCAGGCGCCGCTTCCGCTGTGGATCAATGTGCGGGTTCACCGCCACGACCTCACGTTCGGCCGCACGCTCGGTTTGACAAATTTCGGGCATCTGGATGTGCAGGTGCGCGAATCGACGCGCTCGGAGGAGGAGGTCTACAACTTGCTGATGAACGTGGCCAACTATGTGGTGACGGGCGAGACCTACCTGCTGCCCAGTCAGACGCTTGGCTACGCCGAGGGTCAGGAGATCGCTATCTCGCAGGAAGTCTCCGAAGCTGATGGCGCAACAGTGATCCGACTCGACTTTTAG
- a CDS encoding deoxynucleoside kinase has product MLIAIGGMIGVGKTLAANLIADHLDAPLHLESVEGNVILEKFYTATPEEEQAKRYPFLLQLAFLNSRFSDIKRALESRHAVLDRSIYEDWYFARINTDLGRISELEFSLYENLLANMMEELEFFPKKAPDLFVFLHADFDTIINRISRRGRDFEQDASQLAYFHRLWEGYRDWVENRYHESPVLVFDTDRYDLSDPESQRLLLELVDQKLAESALADAECPVPTVAAVR; this is encoded by the coding sequence GTGCTCATTGCAATTGGCGGAATGATCGGCGTCGGAAAAACCCTGGCCGCGAATCTCATCGCTGACCACCTAGACGCTCCGCTTCACCTGGAAAGCGTCGAAGGCAACGTCATCCTCGAGAAGTTCTACACGGCCACGCCCGAAGAAGAGCAAGCCAAGCGGTACCCGTTCCTGTTGCAGCTCGCATTCTTGAACTCGCGCTTTTCCGATATCAAGCGCGCCCTCGAATCGCGGCACGCCGTACTTGACCGCTCCATCTACGAGGACTGGTATTTTGCCCGCATCAACACCGACCTCGGCCGAATCTCCGAACTGGAGTTCTCCCTGTACGAGAACCTGCTGGCCAACATGATGGAGGAGCTCGAGTTCTTCCCTAAGAAGGCGCCCGATCTTTTCGTATTCCTCCACGCCGATTTCGACACGATCATCAACCGCATCTCCCGGCGGGGTCGCGACTTCGAGCAAGACGCTTCTCAGCTGGCCTACTTCCACCGTCTGTGGGAGGGCTACCGCGACTGGGTGGAAAATCGCTATCACGAGTCGCCGGTCCTTGTCTTCGATACCGACCGCTACGACCTCAGCGATCCGGAAAGCCAGCGCCTTTTGCTGGAGCTGGTCGACCAGAAGTTGGCCGAGTCCGCGCTAGCCGACGCCGAGTGCCCGGTGCCCACGGTAGCCGCCGTGCGCTGA
- a CDS encoding queuosine precursor transporter, translated as MTATPSHSHDAAQLTPATYAPIRRGYYDYFAVFFVSFLLLSNIGATKLVEVGPLTFDGGAILFPLTYIIGDVLSEVYGFKAAKRAIFMGFVISFLASLTFWLIIMLPAHPDYTSQAAFEEVLGVVWRFVAASLAGYLVGQLLNAKVLTAIKDRWGEEHMWARLVGSTLVGEAADTIIFCLVAWVGVMSWAVIANLALVGFLYKVAVEIVFLPLTYLVINLVKKHEPNYRK; from the coding sequence ATGACTGCCACCCCTTCGCACAGCCACGACGCCGCCCAGCTGACCCCCGCCACGTATGCGCCGATCCGGCGCGGTTATTACGACTATTTCGCGGTTTTCTTCGTCTCCTTCCTCCTGCTGTCCAACATCGGGGCGACCAAGCTTGTGGAAGTTGGCCCTCTGACCTTCGACGGCGGCGCCATCCTCTTCCCGCTGACCTACATCATCGGCGACGTCCTGTCCGAAGTGTACGGATTTAAGGCGGCCAAACGGGCGATCTTTATGGGCTTCGTGATTTCCTTCCTGGCGTCTCTAACGTTCTGGCTGATCATCATGCTGCCCGCCCATCCGGACTACACGAGCCAGGCCGCCTTCGAGGAAGTCCTCGGCGTGGTGTGGCGCTTTGTGGCGGCGTCGTTGGCCGGATACCTCGTGGGCCAGCTGCTCAACGCGAAAGTTCTCACCGCGATCAAGGACCGCTGGGGAGAAGAGCACATGTGGGCGCGCCTCGTGGGCTCGACCCTCGTCGGCGAGGCTGCCGACACAATCATCTTCTGCCTGGTGGCCTGGGTAGGCGTGATGAGCTGGGCCGTGATCGCGAACCTCGCCCTGGTTGGCTTCTTGTATAAAGTGGCTGTCGAGATCGTTTTCCTGCCGCTGACCTACCTGGTCATCAACCTCGTCAAGAAGCACGAACCCAATTACCGGAAGTAG
- the tgt gene encoding tRNA guanosine(34) transglycosylase Tgt has protein sequence MFSLEHRLAGTLARTGTIHTPHGDIRTPAFIPVGTKATVKATLPESVKEVGAQAVLSNAYHLYLQPGSDVVDEAGGLGAFMNWDGPTYTDSGGFQVMSLGSGFKKVLSEEFSGKAMADDAVAPGRERLANVDDDGVWFRSHLNGSKHRFTPEISMRIQHELGADIIFAFDELTTLMNSRSYQEKALERTRLWAERCLVAHKQLTEEREGKPYQQLFGVIQGAQYEDLRRKAARDLGSMEVEGQRFDGFGIGGALEKKNLSTITAWVSEELPEDKARHMLGISEPDDFFACIESGADTFDCVNPSRVARNAAIYSPTGRFNVTRAEFKRDFSPLVEGCGCYTCRHYTKAYIHHLFKAKEMLSSTLCTIHNEHFTVNLVDRIRASIVDGTYWEFKEETLGRFYG, from the coding sequence ATGTTTAGTCTCGAACACCGCCTCGCGGGCACCCTCGCCCGCACGGGCACCATTCACACCCCGCACGGCGACATCCGTACCCCCGCCTTTATCCCCGTCGGCACCAAGGCCACGGTCAAGGCCACCCTGCCCGAGTCGGTCAAGGAGGTGGGCGCGCAGGCCGTGCTCTCGAATGCCTACCATCTGTACTTGCAGCCGGGCTCCGACGTCGTGGACGAAGCTGGCGGGCTGGGTGCATTCATGAACTGGGACGGGCCCACCTACACCGACTCCGGCGGCTTCCAGGTGATGAGCCTCGGGTCGGGATTCAAGAAGGTGCTATCGGAGGAGTTTTCGGGGAAGGCGATGGCAGACGACGCCGTGGCACCCGGCAGGGAGCGGCTCGCGAATGTGGACGACGACGGGGTGTGGTTCCGCTCCCACCTCAACGGATCCAAACACCGCTTCACCCCCGAAATATCCATGCGCATCCAGCATGAACTCGGCGCAGACATCATCTTTGCCTTCGACGAGCTGACGACGCTGATGAACTCGCGCAGTTATCAGGAGAAAGCGCTCGAACGGACCCGGCTCTGGGCCGAGCGCTGCCTCGTCGCCCACAAGCAACTAACCGAGGAGCGCGAGGGTAAGCCATACCAGCAACTTTTTGGGGTGATCCAGGGCGCACAGTACGAGGATCTGCGCAGGAAGGCGGCGCGAGATCTGGGGTCGATGGAGGTTGAAGGCCAGCGCTTCGATGGCTTCGGCATCGGCGGCGCGCTGGAAAAGAAGAACCTCTCCACGATCACGGCCTGGGTGAGCGAGGAGTTGCCAGAGGACAAGGCGCGCCACATGCTCGGCATCTCCGAGCCGGATGACTTCTTCGCCTGCATCGAATCGGGCGCGGACACGTTTGATTGCGTCAATCCTTCGCGGGTGGCGCGCAACGCCGCGATTTATTCGCCCACGGGTCGGTTCAACGTGACGCGCGCCGAGTTCAAGCGGGATTTCTCCCCGCTGGTCGAGGGCTGTGGATGTTACACGTGTCGACACTACACGAAGGCTTACATTCACCACCTGTTCAAGGCGAAGGAAATGCTGTCGTCAACCCTGTGTACCATCCACAACGAGCACTTCACGGTGAATTTGGTGGATCGGATCCGTGCCTCGATCGTGGACGGCACGTATTGGGAGTTCAAGGAGGAGACGCTGGGACGGTTTTATGGCTGA
- a CDS encoding sensor histidine kinase: MISNKIRLTSRARLALSYSALIIACSIVLLAAITIYLSFIPNDIFDFSPDSQAEEDSWPSNNPIIYLQESNVEVTVETGVDLFASLLRLAAISLLILAILSSFVAWWLAGRMLRPLTHVSEAAMRAAEGHLDYRISSDGPRDEITNLIDSFNKMLDSIERSAATQRRFTANASHELRTPLATTRTILDVALAKDGPIDRAVLEKLVKVNERSTQTIEALLDLAQLESDALELTQIDLADVVHKVLQETQPSASSKNLSITHSLESSVICADGRLLYQLVQNLIQNAVHHNIDSGTIFIETTTVSKRDTESHSRLTVSNTGHPLDPAAMTQLTEPFWTSRGRIRQENRGLGLSIVSTIVDRFGAELTLTPRPGGGLQVCVEFASSLKSLPPRHLKRDQ, encoded by the coding sequence GTGATTAGCAACAAAATCCGCCTTACATCCCGCGCCCGTCTCGCACTGTCCTATTCAGCGTTGATTATTGCCTGCAGTATAGTTCTGCTCGCTGCAATCACGATCTATTTGAGCTTTATCCCTAACGATATATTTGATTTTTCGCCCGATAGTCAGGCGGAAGAAGATTCTTGGCCAAGCAATAATCCAATCATTTATTTGCAAGAATCTAACGTTGAGGTGACGGTGGAGACCGGAGTCGACTTGTTTGCTTCGTTGCTTCGCCTAGCTGCGATTTCATTACTAATTCTTGCTATCTTGAGTTCATTCGTTGCTTGGTGGCTTGCCGGACGAATGCTGCGTCCATTGACACACGTTAGTGAAGCGGCGATGCGAGCTGCGGAAGGACACCTGGACTACCGGATCTCTTCTGATGGCCCTCGAGATGAGATTACAAATCTCATTGATTCGTTCAATAAAATGCTTGACAGCATCGAGCGCTCTGCTGCAACACAGCGGCGATTCACAGCCAACGCTTCTCACGAATTGCGCACGCCGTTAGCTACGACTCGAACTATTCTGGATGTCGCACTAGCAAAAGATGGTCCTATAGACAGAGCTGTTTTGGAAAAACTGGTCAAGGTCAACGAGCGCAGCACTCAAACCATCGAAGCACTCCTGGACTTGGCCCAGCTCGAATCCGATGCCCTTGAATTGACGCAAATCGATCTTGCGGACGTTGTACATAAAGTTCTTCAAGAAACGCAACCGTCTGCCTCTTCGAAAAACCTATCTATCACGCACAGTCTTGAATCAAGCGTCATTTGTGCGGATGGTCGACTCCTCTATCAGCTGGTTCAGAATCTAATTCAAAATGCTGTTCATCATAATATCGATTCAGGAACAATCTTCATCGAGACCACTACCGTCTCTAAACGCGACACAGAATCACATTCACGACTCACGGTGTCGAACACAGGTCATCCGCTTGACCCTGCAGCAATGACCCAACTCACCGAACCATTCTGGACTTCGCGCGGTCGCATTCGACAGGAAAATCGGGGTCTAGGATTATCTATTGTCTCAACGATCGTCGATCGCTTCGGTGCAGAGTTAACGCTTACGCCTCGCCCTGGTGGCGGCCTTCAGGTTTGTGTAGAGTTTGCCTCCTCACTTAAGTCATTACCGCCACGACACCTGAAAAGAGATCAATAG